The following proteins are encoded in a genomic region of Fusarium oxysporum f. sp. lycopersici 4287 chromosome 1, whole genome shotgun sequence:
- a CDS encoding hypothetical protein (At least one base has a quality score < 10), whose product MSNPAVGNVYQAIIDEVVNSSRVDFEESGVEESVLEELRQGWQQKLTQLHVAQFPWDPKPDPPAQAPPSAVPPAQTHAQAQFSPQLSNPTGLSLPGMAQPQVQNGIKPEGNNIKTEPHVPIKQEPGLQGNPMAYQQYNNNTNINMNDNNVAANRAAQQLQAQYGQRAASSINALHQQQGHSQQSQQQQPALPQPHQQQQPGLTQQQHQQQIYRQQMAAATAQQQQQHPANGQPHIQNGQTDGAGDLEEFEGVLMQRAADGNLHELGRVEIDRMLHEQILAKAKSMEGGGLMLPLKEATRTSSVPTSRVAKGKQPAAYDGGDDDDEDDDAINSDLDDPEEDRDDDDVDDEGLGNIMLCMYDKVQRVKNKWKCTLKDGVLTVKPPIGSTSANHVLQTESPRS is encoded by the exons atgtcgaATCCGGCCGTCGGAAACGTCTACCAAGCCATCATTGATGAGGTTGTCAATAGTTCGCGAGTTGATTTCGAGGAGAGCGGCGTTGAAGAATCAGTGCTAGAGGAGCTGCGACAG GGATGGCAGCAAAAGCTCACTCAGCTTCACGTCGCCCAGTTCCCTTGGGACCCCAAGCCCGACCCCCCCGCACAAGCACCACCGTCTGCTGTTCCACCAGCTCAGACTCATGCTCAGGCTCAATTCTCGCCTCAGCTAAGCAACCCAACTGGTCTTTCTTTACCGGGAATGGCCCAACCCCAGGTGCAGAATGGTATCAAGCCCGAAGGCAACAATATCAAGACCGAGCCTCACGTACCTATCAAGCAAGAACCCGGCTTACAGGGTAACCCGATGGCCTACCAACAGTACAataacaacaccaacatcaacatgaaTGACAACAATGTAGCTGCCAATCGTGCTGCTCAGCAATTGCAGGCTCAGTATGGACAGCGAGCGGCCAGCTCTATCAACGCCCTTCACCAGCAACAAGGCCACTCTCAGCagagccagcaacaacaaccagCTCTACCGCAGCcacatcagcagcagcagcccgGCCTAACccagcaacaacatcagcagcagatATATCGTCAGCAAATGGCCGCCGCAACTgcccaacagcaacagcagcacccGGCCAACGGTCAGCCCCACATTCAAAACGGCCAGACTGATGGCGCTGGCGATCTGGAAGAGTTCGAGGGTGTACTCATGCAACGAGCTGCTGATGGCAATTTGCATGAACTCGGGCGAGTTGAGATCGACCGTATGCTGCATGAACAAATCCttgccaaggccaagagcATGGAGGGCGGCGGTCTGATGCTTCCTTTAAAAGAGGCAACTCGAACTTCGTCGGTCCCGACATCACGCGTGGCCAAGGGCAAACAACCTGCCGCATACGATGGaggtgatgacgacgacgaagatgatgacgcCATCAACTCTGACCTCGATGACCCAGAAGAGGACcgagacgacgatgatgttgatgatgaggggcTTGGCAATATCATGCTGTGCATGTACGACAAGGTTCAGCGGGTCAAGAACAAGTG GAAGTGCACTCTTAAGGATGGAGTCTTGACAGTCAAACCGCCAATAGGTAGTACATCGGCGAATCATGTACTTCAAACCGAAAGTCCTCGTTCCTAG
- a CDS encoding hypothetical protein (At least one base has a quality score < 10): MAQPQVQNGIKPEGNNIKTEPHVPIKQEPGLQGNPMAYQQYNNNTNINMNDNNVAANRAAQQLQAQYGQRAASSINALHQQQGHSQQSQQQQPALPQPHQQQQPGLTQQQHQQQIYRQQMAAATAQQQQQHPANGQPHIQNGQTDGAGDLEEFEGVLMQRAADGNLHELGRVEIDRMLHEQILAKAKSMEGGGLMLPLKEATRTSSVPTSRVAKGKQPAAYDGGDDDDEDDDAINSDLDDPEEDRDDDDVDDEGLGNIMLCMYDKVQRVKNKWKCTLKDGVLTVKPPIGSTSANHVLQTESPRS, from the exons ATGGCCCAACCCCAGGTGCAGAATGGTATCAAGCCCGAAGGCAACAATATCAAGACCGAGCCTCACGTACCTATCAAGCAAGAACCCGGCTTACAGGGTAACCCGATGGCCTACCAACAGTACAataacaacaccaacatcaacatgaaTGACAACAATGTAGCTGCCAATCGTGCTGCTCAGCAATTGCAGGCTCAGTATGGACAGCGAGCGGCCAGCTCTATCAACGCCCTTCACCAGCAACAAGGCCACTCTCAGCagagccagcaacaacaaccagCTCTACCGCAGCcacatcagcagcagcagcccgGCCTAACccagcaacaacatcagcagcagatATATCGTCAGCAAATGGCCGCCGCAACTgcccaacagcaacagcagcacccGGCCAACGGTCAGCCCCACATTCAAAACGGCCAGACTGATGGCGCTGGCGATCTGGAAGAGTTCGAGGGTGTACTCATGCAACGAGCTGCTGATGGCAATTTGCATGAACTCGGGCGAGTTGAGATCGACCGTATGCTGCATGAACAAATCCttgccaaggccaagagcATGGAGGGCGGCGGTCTGATGCTTCCTTTAAAAGAGGCAACTCGAACTTCGTCGGTCCCGACATCACGCGTGGCCAAGGGCAAACAACCTGCCGCATACGATGGaggtgatgacgacgacgaagatgatgacgcCATCAACTCTGACCTCGATGACCCAGAAGAGGACcgagacgacgatgatgttgatgatgaggggcTTGGCAATATCATGCTGTGCATGTACGACAAGGTTCAGCGGGTCAAGAACAAGTG GAAGTGCACTCTTAAGGATGGAGTCTTGACAGTCAAACCGCCAATAGGTAGTACATCGGCGAATCATGTACTTCAAACCGAAAGTCCTCGTTCCTAG
- a CDS encoding hypothetical protein (At least one base has a quality score < 10), with product MSNPAVGNVYQAIIDEVVNSSRVDFEESGVEESVLEELRQGWQQKLTQLHVAQFPWDPKPDPPAQAPPSAVPPAQTHAQAQFSPQLSNPTGLSLPGMAQPQVQNGIKPEGNNIKTEPHVPIKQEPGLQGNPMAYQQYNNNTNINMNDNNVAANRAAQQLQAQYGQRAASSINALHQQQGHSQQSQQQQPALPQPHQQQQPGLTQQQHQQQIYRQQMAAATAQQQQQHPANGQPHIQNGQTDGAGDLEEFEGVLMQRAADGNLHELGRVEIDRMLHEQILAKAKSMEGGGLMLPLKEATRTSSVPTSRVAKGKQPAAYDGGDDDDEDDDAINSDLDDPEEDRDDDDVDDEGLGNIMLCMYDKVQRVKNKWCVSMSTPA from the exons atgtcgaATCCGGCCGTCGGAAACGTCTACCAAGCCATCATTGATGAGGTTGTCAATAGTTCGCGAGTTGATTTCGAGGAGAGCGGCGTTGAAGAATCAGTGCTAGAGGAGCTGCGACAG GGATGGCAGCAAAAGCTCACTCAGCTTCACGTCGCCCAGTTCCCTTGGGACCCCAAGCCCGACCCCCCCGCACAAGCACCACCGTCTGCTGTTCCACCAGCTCAGACTCATGCTCAGGCTCAATTCTCGCCTCAGCTAAGCAACCCAACTGGTCTTTCTTTACCGGGAATGGCCCAACCCCAGGTGCAGAATGGTATCAAGCCCGAAGGCAACAATATCAAGACCGAGCCTCACGTACCTATCAAGCAAGAACCCGGCTTACAGGGTAACCCGATGGCCTACCAACAGTACAataacaacaccaacatcaacatgaaTGACAACAATGTAGCTGCCAATCGTGCTGCTCAGCAATTGCAGGCTCAGTATGGACAGCGAGCGGCCAGCTCTATCAACGCCCTTCACCAGCAACAAGGCCACTCTCAGCagagccagcaacaacaaccagCTCTACCGCAGCcacatcagcagcagcagcccgGCCTAACccagcaacaacatcagcagcagatATATCGTCAGCAAATGGCCGCCGCAACTgcccaacagcaacagcagcacccGGCCAACGGTCAGCCCCACATTCAAAACGGCCAGACTGATGGCGCTGGCGATCTGGAAGAGTTCGAGGGTGTACTCATGCAACGAGCTGCTGATGGCAATTTGCATGAACTCGGGCGAGTTGAGATCGACCGTATGCTGCATGAACAAATCCttgccaaggccaagagcATGGAGGGCGGCGGTCTGATGCTTCCTTTAAAAGAGGCAACTCGAACTTCGTCGGTCCCGACATCACGCGTGGCCAAGGGCAAACAACCTGCCGCATACGATGGaggtgatgacgacgacgaagatgatgacgcCATCAACTCTGACCTCGATGACCCAGAAGAGGACcgagacgacgatgatgttgatgatgaggggcTTGGCAATATCATGCTGTGCATGTACGACAAGGTTCAGCGGGTCAAGAACAAGTGGTGCGTTTCAATGTCAACTCCAGCATGA
- a CDS encoding cell division cycle 20, cofactor-APC complex, with product MASVALSTPVKSHKGLFSARTAGGRMPLTPSPRQQSSTTNVPVNLNSSPFTPERQSSNEFRPSGRSTYGGNLMSHLARSTTKSSHRDSPKSNIARGVQTPRKALELGVSDFTLTGTGNTTKTPSSTKSKKSLRSKTAKTTLNYGGDRFIPNRGASSAISNAGSGKLDLPDRQRPKSSSSESSTVLSAAADEAMAALESLNINDDEPDNYSRPSPNTVAYQDSLANACGVSLNTRILEFKPAAPESSKPIDLRQQYNRPLKSATSSSAQLRRRIATAPERVLDAPGLVDDYYLNLLDWSSGNQVAIGLERNVYVWSADEGSVSCLLETTPDTYVSSVKWSGDGAYVSVGMGTGEVQIWDVAEGQKIRSMFGHDTRVGVMGWNKHLLSTGARSGLVYNHDVRIAEHKVAELVSHTSEVCGLEWRSDGAQLATGGNDNLVSIWDARSLSVPKFTKTNHKAAVKALSWCPWNMNLLATGGGSYDRHIHFWNSTSGARVNSIDTGSQVTSLRWSPHHREIVSSSGFPDNSLSIWSYPTLVRTVEIPAHESRVLHSCLSPDGQMLATAAADESLKFWKIFEKKAGATAGIGASGASSKASMAKQMTIR from the exons ATGGCTTCTGTAGCATTGTCGACGCCTGTCAAGTCCCACAAGGGACTATTCTCAGCCCGTACCGCTGGCGGGCGCATGCCTTTGACTCCCTCTCCCCGCCAACAGTCATCCACCACGAACGTCCCCGTCAACCTGAACTCTTCCCCATTTACCCCCGAAAGACAGTCTAGCAACGAGTTTAGGCCATCCGGGCGCTCTACATATGGCGGTAACCTCATGTCTCACCTTGCTCGATCTACTACAAAGTCCTCTCACCGTGACTCCCCCAAGTCCAACATCGCCCGTGGTGTTCAGACTCCCCGGAAGgctcttgagcttggcgtCTCTGATTTTACCCTCACTGGGACTggcaacaccaccaagacccCTTCAAGCACAAAGTCCAAGAAGAGCCTCCGCTCCAAGACTGCTAAGACTACTCTGAACTATGGTGGCGACCGATTTATCCCCAACCGTGGCGCAAGCTCTGCCATTTCCAACGCTGGTTCTGGCAAGCTTGATCTCCCCGATAGGCAACGCCCCAAGAGCAGCAGCTCCGAGAGCTCTACTGTtctctctgctgctgctgacgaAGCCATGGCTGCTCTCGAgagcctcaacatcaacgatGATGAGCCTGACAACTACTCTCGACCCTCCCCTAACACTGTGGCTTACCAAGATTCCCTTGCCAATGCTTGTGGTGTTAGCCTAAACACTCGCATCCTCGAGTTCAAGCCTGCTGCCCCCGAGTCTTCCAAGCCAATTGACCTGCGACAACAGTACAACCGCCCCCTCAAGTCTGCGACTTCCAGCTCCGCTCAACTCCGCCGCCGCATTGCCACTGCCCCTGAGCGTGTCCTTGATGCTCCTGGCCTCGTGGACGACTACTACCTGAACCTCCTCGACTGGAGCTCTGGTAACCAGGTCGCTATCGGTCTTGAGCGCAATGTCTACGTCTGGTCTGCCGATGAAGGTAGTGTTAGCTGTCTCCTTGAGACCACTCCTGATACATATGTCAGCAGCGTCAAGTGGTCTGGCGATGGCGCCTATGTCAGTGTTGGTATGGGAACTGGCGAGGTCCAGATCTGGGACGTTGCGGAGGGCCAGAAGATTCGAAGCATGTTCGGCCATGATACACGTGTCGGTGTCATGGGGTGGAACAAGCACCTTCTCTCTACCGGTGCTCGTAGCGGTCTTGTCTACAACCACGATGTTCGCATTGCCGAGCACAAGGTTGCTGAGCTCGTCTCCCATACATCCGAGGTTTGCGGACTTGAGTGGCGCTCCGATGGCGCTCAGCTCGCTACTGGCGGCAACGACAACCTCGTCTCCATCTGGGATGCCCGATCTCTGTCTGTTCCTAAGTtcaccaagaccaaccaCAAGGCTGCTGTCAAGGCCCTCTCTTGGTGCCCTTGGAACATGAACCTCCTCGCTACTGGTGGCGGCTCTTACGACCGTCACATTCACTTCTGGAACTCCACCTCGGGTGCTCGCGTCAACAGCATCGACACTGGTTCTCAGGTCACTTCTCTTCGCTGGAGCCCCCACCACCGCGAGATCGTCAGCTCAAGCGGTTTCCCTGACAACTCTCTCAGCATCTGGAGCTACCCCACCCTTGTCCGTACCGTTGAGATCCCCGCCCACGAGAGCCGAGTCCTCCACAGCTGCCTGAGCCCTGACGGCCAGATGCTTGCAACAGCTG CTGCTGACGAGAGCCTCAAGTTCTGGAAgatctttgagaagaaggctggtgCCACCGCTGGCATTGGTGCCTCTGGCGCGTCGAGCAAGGCGTCCATGGCTAAGCAGATGACCATCCGATAA
- a CDS encoding hypothetical protein (At least one base has a quality score < 10) yields the protein MSARSHLIKAQYVSAKRDRDGKNEDIIDRVKWLEAALDKLDTTRIKRKDPELEVCKKNDGGHCIVTGVANPQVCHIIPFSFNNSDKNTKKTSLFSSTIFSMLGLPGNKETEDAITLLHQGKGSLDKQWNMICLSPSLYIWWGHAYWAFKWLDATPLTDDTKTCKIRLQFHWMPRNIKRDPTASFYLKDLPDLEEQIKHCYGSEPYLCNEQNCQACYGTKGIAAHNVESGRPIRTGDIFTIIRSTVDVPLCRTMFDIQWAIITSAAISGGALVPDELGDFSFPPGDYRFSYEDIQDNVEADEDTQSRVQSWVDQNSPEPQQEL from the exons ATGTCGGCCCGCTCACATCTTATT AAGGCGCAATATGTTTCTGCAAAGAGGGACAGAGATGGTAAAAATGAGGACATAATTGACAGAGTTAAGTGGTTAGAAGCGGCACTCGACAAGCTTGATACGACCCGCATCAAGCGAAAGGACCCCGAGCTTGAAGTATGCAAGAAGAACGACGGTGGACATTGTATTGTCACCGGAGTTGCAAACCCTCAAGTCTGCCATATTATTCCATTCTCTTTTAACAACTCCGACAAGAACACTAAAAAGACATCTCTCTTTTCAAGCACCATTTTCTCAATGCTTGGCCTTCCAGGAAATAAGGAAACAGAAGATGCTATCACCTTATTACACCAAGGAAAGGGCTCTTTAGACAAGCAATGGAATATGATTTGTCTCAGCCCTTCCTTATATATATGGTGGGGACATGCTTACTGGGCGTTCAAATGGCTTGATGCGACGCCCCTTACCGATGACACCAAGACATGTAAAATCAGGCTTCAGTTCCACTGGATGCCGCGAAACATCAAGCGCGATCCTACTGCGTCTTTTTATCTAAAGGATCTCCCAGACCTCGAGGAACAAATCAAACATTGCTATGGCAGCGAGCCATACTTATGCAACGAGCAAAACTGCCAAGCATGTTATGGAACGAAAGGCATTGCTGCGCATAATGTCGAGAGCGGCCGTCCTATTAGAACTGGTGATATTTTTACCATCATTCGAAGCACCGTTGATGTACCGCTTTGCCGCACTATGTTTGATATACAGTGGGCTATCATCACCTCAGCTGCAATCTCAGGAGGAGCTCTAGTGCCAGACGAACTTGGAGACTTCAGTTTCCCACCAGGCGATTATCGTTTCTCCTATGAGGATATTCAGGACAATGTCGAAGCAGATGAGGACACTCAATCAAGGGTACAATCATGGGTTGACCAGAACTCACCAGAGCCGCAACAAGAACTTTAG